A genomic stretch from Helianthus annuus cultivar XRQ/B chromosome 1, HanXRQr2.0-SUNRISE, whole genome shotgun sequence includes:
- the LOC110865171 gene encoding probable carboxylesterase SOBER1-like isoform X1, which translates to MASGSFILWLHGLGDSGPANEPIQSLFTSPQFANTRWSFPSAPSQPVTCNYGALMPSWFDIHEIPVTANSPVDESSLLKAVQSVHIMIDKELAAGIDPKNVFLCGFSQGGALTLASVLLYPKTLGGGAVFSGWVPFNSSSIIERITPEAKRTPILWSHGIADGTVLFEAGQAGPPFLQHVGMNCEFKAYPGLAHSLNSQELQHLESWIKSRLQSSS; encoded by the exons ATGGCGTCTGGAAGCTTCATCTTATGGCTCCACGGTCTAGGTGACTCCGGTCCAGCCAATGAACCAATCCAATCGCTTTTCACTTCCCCTCAGTTCGCCAACACTCGCTGGTCTTTCCCTTCTGCCCCGTCTCAACCTGTTACCTGTAATT ATGGTGCTTTGATGCCTTCGTGGTTTGACATTCATGAGATACCCGTAACAGCT AATTCCCCTGTGGATGAAAGTTCGTTGCTTAAAGCAGTTCAAAGTGTGCATATAATGATCGACAAGGAATTGGCTGCTGGAATTGACCCTAAAAATGTGTTTCTTTGTGGATTTAGTCAAGgag GTGCGTTGACCTTGGCTAGTGTTCTGTTATATCCAAAAACTCTTGGTGGGGGCGCAGTCTTTAGTGGATGGGTACCGTTTAATTCAAGTTCTATTATAGAACGGATCACACCAGAGGCGAAAAGG ACCCCGATATTATGGTCACATGGTATAGCTGATGGAACAGTGTTATTTGAAGCCGGCCAAGCGGGCCCACCATTCCTTCAACACGTAGGCATGAACTGCGAATTTAAG GCGTATCCGGGTCTTGCGCATTCGCTAAACAGTCAGGAACTTCAACACTTGGAATCATGGATCAAATCACGTCTACAAAGTTCATCGTGA
- the LOC110865171 gene encoding probable carboxylesterase Os04g0669500 isoform X2: protein MASGSFILWLHGLGDSGPANEPIQSLFTSPQFANTRWSFPSAPSQPVTCNYGALMPSWFDIHEIPVTANSPVDESSLLKAVQSVHIMIDKELAAGIDPKNVFLCGFSQGGALTLASVLLYPKTLGGGAVFSGWVPFNSSSIIERITPEAKRTPILWSHGIADGTVLFEAGQAGPPFLQHVGMNCEFKFTGSNGNPMVQIHLTGLVV from the exons ATGGCGTCTGGAAGCTTCATCTTATGGCTCCACGGTCTAGGTGACTCCGGTCCAGCCAATGAACCAATCCAATCGCTTTTCACTTCCCCTCAGTTCGCCAACACTCGCTGGTCTTTCCCTTCTGCCCCGTCTCAACCTGTTACCTGTAATT ATGGTGCTTTGATGCCTTCGTGGTTTGACATTCATGAGATACCCGTAACAGCT AATTCCCCTGTGGATGAAAGTTCGTTGCTTAAAGCAGTTCAAAGTGTGCATATAATGATCGACAAGGAATTGGCTGCTGGAATTGACCCTAAAAATGTGTTTCTTTGTGGATTTAGTCAAGgag GTGCGTTGACCTTGGCTAGTGTTCTGTTATATCCAAAAACTCTTGGTGGGGGCGCAGTCTTTAGTGGATGGGTACCGTTTAATTCAAGTTCTATTATAGAACGGATCACACCAGAGGCGAAAAGG ACCCCGATATTATGGTCACATGGTATAGCTGATGGAACAGTGTTATTTGAAGCCGGCCAAGCGGGCCCACCATTCCTTCAACACGTAGGCATGAACTGCGAATTTAAG TTCACCGGTTCGAATGGTAACCCTATGGTTCAAATACACTTAACTGGGCTGGTTGTATAG